A region of the Bombyx mori chromosome 22, ASM3026992v2 genome:
atttttctaatgaaatacgtacctacttaacaaaataaatgtttacgattgactttcacggtgaaggaataacatcgtgtaataaaaatcaaacctacaaaattataattttactgactggtagtaggacgtcttgtgagtccgcacgggtaggaccctgcctatttccgccgtgaagcagtaatgcgtttcggttcgaagggtggggtagccgttgtaactatactgagacctcagaacttatatctcaaggtgggtggcgtatttacattgtagatgtctatgcgctccagtaaccactcaacaccagctgggctgtgagttcgtccacctatataagcaataaaaaaattgcacatTTGGGTAACCTCTACAGCTCAAGAGAATATTCAACAGCATTGGCGCTATCCACAACGACAACGCCtttttaagaatttaaaaacttttattccatttattcatttattacatTCACACCCTAATACCACACATCACATAGTGCTTGAACATAAAGTgatttaatattatgaatagaTACTGCAAATAAGATTAAGCTTACATTGTACAGAAAAAATAAAGCGTAGGTAAATACTATAGcacattattaataaaagcttaaaaaacgttAAAATAGTGACTACCTTAATTAAATTCTAAAGGACTTAGCCTGTACAACGAGAGTCTCGGTCCTGATTTAAgcaaatcttttttttccttatgtCTATGAACACAAAGCTTCTGTATAGAAATGAGTTAAAATGATTCGAGCCTTTTATTTgatatagcgacccgccctcgcttcgcttcggaaacattaaaacacacatgaaacaaaaaaataaaaataaaaaataaaataaaaaaagtagcctatgttcatcagggacaatgtcggcttctaatggaaaaagaatttttcaaatcggtccagtagtttcggagcctattcgaaacaaacaaacaaacaaatcttgcctctttataatattattagtatagaaatagttattatgattaatgTCTCTTCCAGTGAGGTCACAATTCATTGATGTATTATAATAGTATGACAAACATGACAATAGTTTGCTGGATTTCACACAATAGGTATGTATTTTTGATGAGCATTTTTCCAACCTTGTCTGCCTTCTTTTCCGAAAATTACCCCATAAACTTCATAATTCTTTTTATATTAAGTGAAGAGACTGTGGCGGACCAGGTACGGGTCTAAATAAACCTTTGAACTAGTTCGTATAAAATATCCGCAAAGCTTGAAAATTCTTTCTTCGTCGTGCAGACTATTTATGGTTGGACTAATTGGTCGCAGCTCCCACCTGCCAGTCTTAGTACAAGTCACCATAACAAACTTCGAATTACCGTGTATCTAAAAGTTTGTGTAATATTTGGCTTAACCTACCACCCTATCACTTATAAGACGATTGAGGGACTCTCCGGAAAATGGACAGCAGAAGTCTCAGAGTATTAAACTAAGATCGGCGTTTTAGGTCCCCACTATTGTGCTTATTTCAAGGACAGTcgacattttttataatttagtcTTTGCATGTCTTATGGTGGGTTGCGACACGTTGTATATAGGCTACGTGGACACCAGACGGGCAATGAGCTGTTACACCCTTCTtcactataaataaaattattctagtTCTTCAGCAATGTCGTTGTGTATCTTACTAGGTTAATATTTTTGGTATCGTTATAGTATCTACACTGATACCAATGTTAGAAGTTGATATTAATATTCTCGTACGGGCTAGTCCGACGGAAGTTAGATGAACATTCAAAAAAAGCATGCCCGAGTTTATCATAATATTTCAACTAAGTTAAGATTTGATGTAATGATAACACAGGATCGACGacatactaatctatactaatcatttcaaaatacttttttagTATTACAAGCAACAGCGACATTACTTTATTCTACGATTGAGCaaaatatgttaatttgttgtttttttttgcgtcgCTCCAATGGCTTACCCTTACCGTATCACCATTACAGTTAACAAACTTGTACACGCATCGAACACGCTACATATCTACACGAAAATTAATTATCGCTTAAATTAATATCactttacaaataatttatatttaacacgTTGATTGCCATTAAGATCACCGGTGCCATACGCGGCGCACTCAAGTAATTATGTATAGTTCTTCTTACCAagacgccggaatatctagtagactctgggcaaaacgaatccgaagatactgaggatgaatctatttctaagagacctaaaagaatAAAACTAATGTatgattaacaaacaaaagaaggccaAATTTTAGCAACAAAAATCGGTATGATTATTTCAGCGCGCTGCGTAGGGCACCAGTGACCTACATGGTAGTCAACgtgttaaggtttttttttgttttgtataaatGTAAACAAAGGTTGTTTTATAACAGGACCTGACGATGATGTAGCGACGTGCGCTGACAGGCGAGAGAGTGACAAACTTCAGTCGAGCTCCCATTTATCAGCTCGAATATCAACATGATAATGGTCTCGCCAACCGAACACACTTTACATTACAATTCGGGTACAAGGCGTGTGGATAAGTCGAAATTTCGCGGATGTGAACTAACATTgctatttgaataaattatgatgGGTTTttggccacccaccttgagccatgagttgtaaggtctcacgtTTATCGGTACATCGGcagccccgctcttcaaaccgaaacgcattactgcttcacggcagaaataggcagggtggtggtacctatatgttctaccaccaataattacgcaaactaaaattttgcaggtttcatttttatttcacgatgttattccttcatcgtggaagttaatcctgaacatttgttaagtacgtatttcattggaaaaattggtacccgccggcgggattcgaacaccggtgcatcgctacatacgaatgcaccggacgtcttatcctttaggccacgacgacttctagttGTTATtagacctgtgtgcttagtgcgagttttttaacgttctcgatagcgtaaagctAGCTCAAATTTTTATGCAGAGCGCTCCagagcggcaaacgtaggtaaacgttcctactccatacaaaattgagttaacttttacgctatcgaaaacgttaaaaaactcgcactaagtacgcTGACTACAGTATCCGAACTAAAGGCTGCAGTTACTCAGCGTTTttgctaaaaatatttttaaaacctatgtacaatacgaccgacgtaacttggcgagtccgaACTTCGCGCAGAAGGCTGCGCACAAACGTTTTTAAGAACCAAATGGTGGTATGAGCAACGTGCGCGGGGCGGAGGTCTAGGCTAGGGATTGACTCTATGTAAACACAATCGTCCCTTTATTCAATCAAATATCACAATCGATTTTTATCGGTTtggaatttattgatttttgtttatatgaGATAATGAATGAAATAGATTTACAAACATATTGAATGTTGTCGTTAGTAAACGAGACttcatctttaataaaaaaaaaaaaactaataacactttattttcTTGGTTGAAAGACATGATTTAGTTGAATATCAGTTATTTATCAACAACTACTACAATAGGGACTGTTCGTGAATATTTTAAACCTCCTATAAAatggaatataaatatatatttttatataaattttaatcaatttgaaaaaaaatcgattaaacaacatcctcaaacacgcatattggacatcccttttcttgacatcgtataaattcggtaattctcggtatgcGGTAATGTGTCTCACTCACACGCTAGCATTAGTGTCGTGTTCGTGTCGCTATCTCTGTCTTGAGTACGGGCGGCTACAAAAGTTTTCattgatttgttattattatactgtttttgtttagtgctcagttttttgtttagttttaagattgtttgtgtttaaatttgttttagtattgAGTGTCCCTTGGCATTTATACTATTCGTTAACAAAGATGCCACCAAAGCATAATAGTGTTTTAAATCGACGGCCGACAAAcataatttttgattttttttttaaaaagaaaaagaagaaggcgTAAAAGATGTTGACAGTTTTATTTAGAGTTGCTAACGATCTGGTGTATCGCAACGCACAGTACAGCGGATCGCAACTGAAGGCAGTGTTCGGGCTTActttcgaattaatttaattacgttatttttaccgctttctgtcttaatttattatttttttattacctctctttaatttattacgttatttttatagctttctCTCTCATAgtgttttgatattcattttatttgtacttgGTCCCTGTATATGGaaattttaattcgtattttgatttaaaaaaatgaatgctaataatacttttttttacaagtgtacatgcgcgaaagttgacctgcggctatattcagactcgccaagttacgtcggtcgtactgTATATCCATTCATAACACAGAAAAATCGTAACTCGaggatttttaaataaatgaataaaaacatattcattATTGTGTTAATAAACAAAAAGGAACATACCAGCATTTTAGTTCACCGATGACTTTTCAAACTTATTCATGCCTTGTACAGAATTGTAACATCAATATAAAAGTAACATCAAATTAATGCAACATATAACAACAGATTTGACTAGCGAAATCACAGGATTCACAATTGTAGATCAATTAATGCTTGAACAAAATAttgacaatttaaaattaacttatttttaaagttcAATATATTACTCATTAATGCTAACGTAGCTTATTTATAAAATGTCTTCATTTAATCCCTCTTTAGTCCGTTGCCGTTCTGGGCTGTGGCGGACTTCTCTAGCTGTTCACGTCGACTCGTCTGATACCTGAATTCAAAGATAACTTATTAGTCGaaattaatttttactggtggtaggacctcttgtaagtccgcgcggataggtaccaccgccctgcctatttctgccgtgaagcagtaatgcgtttcagtttgaagggtggggcagccgttgtaactatacttgagaccttagaacttatatctcaaggtgggtggcgcatttacgttgtagaagtttATGGGccccagtgaccacttaacaccaggtgggttgtgagcccgtccacccatctaagcaataaaaaaaatccattataTTAGCCATACTAGAGCTATTGCAAATTCCTTTTTAAATCACGACATTTGAAAATTGGATATGGGagtgaatttatttttgtagtcTACTGTTGGTATACGAATAATGCGCTGCTTGGTATCAAGCAAATGTTCAGTAAATACTGAAATCATTTTGGAAAATTGGTCCATTTCTGATTGCATTTGCATAACGGGTATCTTAAACCTTTGAAATCGAAGCGCAAATTGCTTCGCCGTAAAATTGGCCCTGTGATGGATGATGGTGCAAACACGTTTATGTGCGGACTCAACACGATTATCCTAACACCAAGCGTTTGAGCGAAATCTCACTGTAGCTTCTTTTATGTTCTCTTAGACTCGTGATAAACTATGCGCAGAGATTGAGGGTAAAAATATTACAACCTACTtacttctttaaataaaaatcaattgccATGTGTATGACGGAGGATTGCTTGAGAACGGCCGGAACGATTTGTCTGATTTATTTTTCGTTGTAGTTAGGTCATTCGCAGTCTTTAGGTCAaggttatgaaatatttattttagaaactaAACTGTGAACGTTTAAAATATAAAGGACAGTCACAGCGGAGCGTGACCGGtgtgtttattataattgtgaGATTTTGTTTTCCGGAACGTATCTTTAAGTAAAGAAGTACACAACCAAGGAgtgcaccggtcaccgtcctcgccgaacccgtcgcttgcgacgaagggctcgacgagtaaattaaccctcagacacagcccactgagtttctcgccggttttcttctcagtgggtcgcgtttccgatccggtggtagattctacgaagcactgctcttgctaggctcccgttttgagccccgtgagctcacctactcgcccggtcacgctgacatagcctctcaaggctatcatcagcttaggtaggaaaaaaaagaattgcatAATTTGATTCTGAAAAAACGCCGTATAGGTACGCCTAAACCCAGTGCGCCTATACAAAACTGTAATTTGAATACACGAGTTATCACAGCAACGGAACTACACGGCGAAGCACTAGCTGACGTAACTGAGAGGAATTAAATTTATCCTCTCGCACTCCGCTGCATCCTTCTGCGATAATCGTGCACATGAACCCATATTATATCGCCTACTATATAATTTCTGCTATGTATTAAACGAGGATGTAACGTGTCTTTTGAATTAGCACAAAACACAGTGGCATTTCTTCGACATGGTGCGAGTATCCATCGAAATATTCGGCTGAGAGGAAAGTCATCTTAAGCAATGAGCTGTCCAGAGACTACTTTCTATCATTTGACACTATAATGTGGGTATTTTTTTTCGGTATGATACGCAGGACGCTTGCATTAAATAAGATCaattcaaaatataattgaGGAATGACAAGATCGATGCGGTTTTAGATTGTGAGTTATAATGCGCGCGACACCGCCGCCCGTCGTGGATTCTCTGGAGCCGGGCCAAACTCCGAGCGAACGATAACTCTAAATTTATTTCGTAACTGATGTTTTAACATCACATAAAATCGTTCAAGGTGCAACGGTTTACATTGAACATTGATTACGTCTTAGAAACGCCTATGCTAAATGTCCCTTACATCAGCGTTGTTcgtcaatattaaaaacataaccTTATTTACTTGTTTCAAAACACTAAAGgttcattattaatttttattaaatttttagtgcATACAATTTTAATAGAACAGTCCACCATATTAGAATAACATTTACCGAAAATagcgtaataaaataaacacgtaTTGTTCGATTTTAAAAGCAAATTTTATCAACTGTTATAAAAAATACCTATAATACAAGTTATTTATCTACTACCTAGTTTGATTCGCGGAGCCCAGGGTTATCTAGGTCAGCTATTCAATGAATCTGATCGATACAAGATTAAACATTTTCATTGTGGACTCTAGTAGCATtacatttagttttaaatttaaataccttGCTGTCAACATCACATTGTTTATAACAGCTTCATTTGAATTTGTGCTCGTTGACGTCAATCATAACATCTACCCACGGGCAACTGCTGATTACTGGCTCCGAATAAAATGAAACGGTATTTTTGTTTTCGTTGCTGTAGGATATACAAGCTCCGACTTGATGTTAAGCAGTTATATACAGAGCAGAGGGCCCCAAGCGATAGGCAGCGTTTTAGCGAGATCACTTGTCATAGGATAGTCTATATGCTCGTCTTCAATGATGTCAAAACCTGCCTTAAAACATGAGGGACTAGGTCTAAATTGACCCTCAAACGGGTGAGTCGGGTTCCTTCAATCCTGAAACGCACGACTGCTttggggcagaaataggcagaattttCGTGCTAACCGTACGCGATCAAAATACAATGCGTAGTTATTCAAAAAATCCAATaactagtaaataaaaaaaaatcccaaataaataaataatttaaagcaataaatagTTGTTTGGAACTGAACATCTTTCCTGATTTATAGAAGGCGAGGAACTTTTAGTTCATATATCATAGTTGTTGATGTAAAAGTGATTTACGGTACAGAATTCCATACTTTTCAGTAATTCAGTATATACATCATTCTTTGCAGGCAGTTTGGCTGTACCTATCGTATTGTTGATATCTTGAGCGAAAATGACTACTTTCCTTCAAGTGGGCATAAATGCGTTTGCCTATAGTGACAAAAAAATCTACAGAATTTCTCTACACAAAGATTCCAAGGCTGATAAGCCATCGAAGGACCTTTTTTAAGGTTACTTCACGAGACGAGCTCATCTCCAACGCGACGTTAAACGATAACCCGAGCCAATAAATTGCctattacattttgttacaaacacacacatacaaAACCAGAATCACAACGAAAATACAAATTCGAAATGTGtccaatcactacatagtataaaacaaagtcgctttctctgtccctatatccctatgtatacttaaatctttaaaactacgcaacggattttgatgcgcttttttaatagatagaatgattgaagaggaaggtttatatgtataataacatccattacatagtggagaaatcaataataaattagtttccgaagtgaagcgagggcgggtcgctagttcaaaaataaatataaactatttaCCAAACGACGAGCCTCCCACTGAGCATGAAAAAGAATACGAGAGCCGGCGCACATCGGTCGAACGGGTCGCCCACCATCACGTGAGAGTACGCCGCCAGGATCATTAGCAACACCAGACCGATGTTCGCGGCGTTCTTCAACTTATCTGCAAAAGTATTCCTTCTAGAAAAACATCGATCAATGATATGATTTCAAACAAAACAATCGCAACGGCAAGGCAAACTGTAATGTaggaaaaatataatgaaaactgTTAGAGAACATTAAACGTACTGTCTTAGACTTGGTTGTAAGAAaaacagtattaaaataaagctaAGGATTttgggcgggaacgcgaggatcAAAAGTAACGTTCTAAGATTATAAATTTAGGGTTCCAGCTTATATGATCATTACTGTCATATTTGATTGCTTGATTTTTAAAACCCATTTCACTTGTCCTTGGGAACGTAAGCGCATCAACTGGAAGTCAATACTAAATACTTTCAAAATTGTAAGATATCGCAACAAAATTGTAAGATAAGTCATTTACAATCACGCTGTCTTTATCTTTTTCAGTAATTTTCTAATTGCTGATCATTTATCTTTCATAAACTTtgtttccataaataatttgaaaaagttgcagaattttttttccttcctattcgctgatagcctagggggctattctagctacgcccggacagGGCGATATTATTACATGCGTTACTGATTAGCAAGCTTttgtttgaatttgaaattatcGTGTCAGTATAGATATTAATGAAGTTTCTCAAGGTTATTACATTTATTGTTCAGATTAACTGATTACCAGTACTAAGTAATCACTGTAGCCAATAAAGATGACGGCGAGAATTCGTGCGAGACTGTAATCTCGATTGCTTTGGAATAACGGCTATTCTACTCTTCAAAGCAGGCCGCAAGTGTTAGAACTGGCCTTCTTACTGTATGTAACCATcgtaagtttattaaaaaagaatagTTGTTGCCTAGCAAAAATTAGTTAGccttatgtaaaaataaaaagtcagtATGTACATCCGAAGATTATGTTATACACAATTACCACAGCGAGCCTATATCCAATCGGTAGGATTATCAGCAATTACGCCAAGATCAAACGCCACGGTTTTAATGCATTACTAACGAGTACGTTCAGCATGTAACCTATTACGGACACGGACCtttttatatgttatttataatttgaaGAAAACAAATTCGATATGTttgtaaactaataaataaaaatcaattgctattctcgctaaaactcgaaaacggctggaccgatttggctaattttggtcttgaattatttgtggaagtccagagaaggtttaaatggtagataaatatgaaaatgctcggagttaaataaaaacaacaattttgtttttcctttgatgtgtctcccgtcggacggattccttttgtttgttttaagtttattttatacaaaagtttaggtcttttatttatcgattgaggcactacgaagtctgccgggtcaggtagtaacaaaatagattttttaaatattttgtaataattttagaaatagtttattaattgtattattttggaAAGGTAAAAGTCCTGACAACATCTTCCTCAGATTTAACTGTATATTGATGACATTTcctaaatacctatattaacgGTATTTGGTAATTTATTCGTAAAAATAGACTTAAAACTTTGTGATCGCAACAAGCTACTACTATGTTTTAGTAcgtaaatattcgaaattttgtGTAGTTTCATAAGTCGTACACCGTCCACGGAAGACCTTTCTCATCATTTTACTTTTtcgtaaaatttattcaacattttCTACAAAATCTTCAAACGGTGACAATGcaattcttaaaataaatttagaaatacTTACGATTAGGTGCAACTGCCAACGCTAACCCAAATAATATTTCTAAACCACCCACGGTCCTCCTGTACCATTTCGATGGTAATTTGAAGTCCAACGTATCAGTCAGTGGAAATACTTTTGCATATCTAACATACTCCTTTCtctaaaagataaaaatataattacatattatcatttttgcaattttatgtAGTTCTATACACAACATAGGTACTCTATGGCGCCAATCACGttagatattaattaaattgttaaatgTATTCAATAAATCTCACGTAATTTGTGATCCGACCGTAAATTTTACGTTACGATTCTTAAATTTCTACGTTGCTGAGATTGTTGATTGAGAGTCGCAtcctataaaattatttttaaaacgttcaaatatatttatattaatattaataaataatatttatattaataaataatataagaaaGTAAACTCATTTTTGCAGATTTGTTCATAATAACCAAAATCAAAGCAAAGGGTTATATTCAAAAATAAGTTTCTGTCTGTAtatataagtttaaatttaCGTATTTGGTATGTATTAATttagatatacatatttaatttgattattgGCATAAACGAACATTACATGGTGAAAAATCAACCATCTGATAATCGGCGTCCGCCTTGATTCACGAACGCcgtaatatagttttttttttttttataaaattaaaagtaatatattttattactttgaaacTGTCTCATGTCTGTAAAAAGTTAGCAATATGCGTATCTTGATTTCCTAGTTTTTTGCTACACTATGAACGATAAATCCAACATCAAACGTCAATAACGAAAACTCATTTAGGTATGATGATTAAGTGTTATTGAAAAAGATGTTTCAAATTCACTCACTGCTCCTATACCTAGCTACAAATAGAAAATAGCTGTCAAGAGCAAAAATATTTTGCTCAATGTTGAACAAAAACATGAAGCATTGTGGTATTTTTCAATCCCGTAGTttttataaagtaaatatttgaaTGTGCACGAAGATGAGATACTCGTATGTATATCTCACACATGTTGATAATCAGATGATTAGTAGTACTACGATAGGGAGAGAGAATTTTTAGCTAGAAAATTAGCAGTAGAAAATTAcaaagcattattattatttaaacgaattGGTGATTTGGAAATCATATGGACAATAATATACCTATACAATTCTCATGATTCGCAAATAATTCGTTTTCCGACCCTTTTCGAATGGCCCTTGGATATACCTAAGCCGTATAACGATTGGTATCAAAACGTGAGTGCCATTGcccactttttttattatttcccttgtaggcaaatgagaagatggtgagtggttaccattgctcatggacgtcagcaatgcgtggggcagaaccaagccgctacctataAATACCACCACCATTCGAATCATTGTATCGCATTTTGGGTTACAGTGACGTGTTTGGGCTACTGGAATTTtactatattataaaaaatgttttcctACAGTTCGAC
Encoded here:
- the LOC101740729 gene encoding novel acetylcholine receptor chaperone, whose product is MGSIVLKSLSVLLGIFFVFVGITKLTPMISKELHKDLRKEYVRYAKVFPLTDTLDFKLPSKWYRRTVGGLEILFGLALAVAPNHKLKNAANIGLVLLMILAAYSHVMVGDPFDRCAPALVFFFMLSGRLVVWYQTSRREQLEKSATAQNGNGLKRD